In the genome of Cryptomeria japonica chromosome 8, Sugi_1.0, whole genome shotgun sequence, one region contains:
- the LOC131053765 gene encoding uncharacterized protein LOC131053765 isoform X2: protein MTVWRTLYSLTFHGDELYWAIQMIYMTGARTVVIACFEGNLFKTLPGPIRLFRECMKSNPGEEPTEPFFYLKLDPPTRKEKKPEGELGD, encoded by the exons TCTCACATTTCACGGGGATGAGTTATATTGGGCAATTCAAATGATTTATATGACTGGAGCAAGAACTGTTGTTATT GCTTGTTTCGAGGGAAATTTATTCAAGACTCTTCCAGGTCCTATAAGGCTTTTTAGGGAGTGCATGAAATCAAATCCAGG TGAGGAGCCTACGGAGCCTTTCTTTTATCTTAAGCTTGATCCtccaacaagaaaagaaaagaaacctGAAGGTGAATTAGGGGACTGA